The segment GTTAGTATGAGACCTGCACTCTCACAAAGCAGCTATCCTCTGAACAGTCATCTCGTCCACTTGTTCTGAAAGGTCAGGTAAGCGAAATCTGGAAGGACGCAATGCAAGCAGTTCTGAGGAAGTGATGTGGGCAATAGGACTGATTATAAAGGAGGGGTTCTAGCTAGTTGCTCcatggggcagtaggaggagttatacaggGCAATAAGATGAGTTATGAGGGGTTCTAGGCAGCAgatatatggggcagtaggaggggTAACCTAACATGCTCTTGTAAGATGTACTCATTTTTGTCTTTCCTATGCCTGTCCTCTCCTCTCGATCATCTCATCGGCCTAAGAAACATGCACCACGCGAATTAAGAAAAGGTTTCTTCATTTGACATGTTACAGAAGGGCTTATTCCTGGTGTCCTCATAAACAACACAGCCTGGAGTCTGCCATAAATAAATACAACTCTAATGCATAGTGAGATTGTGCAGAGCTGCACCCTGAGCGAGGTCACGCAGAGCTGCACCCTGAGCGAGGTCACGCAGAGCTGCACCCTGAGCGAGGTCACGCAGAGCTGCACCCTGACTCCATAGCTTTGTTCACAGtctgacagcttcaccgtgggaGGGAGACCTGCATTGTGCTCAGCTGCTTCCGGGGTGAGGGGGTGCACTGTGCTCAGTGTCTCGGGGGGGCTGCACTAAGATCACACTGCTCAGCGCctccggagagggggggggtcggggtttGCTCTTGATAGTCTCACATTTCGGGATGTGCCTCAGTGCAGCACGAGGGGCAAAGCGGCGACTGCAGTGAGGGCAGGGCACGTAGTCTGGGTTCTCGTCGGGGGTTTGGGGAGGCAAGTCGGACAGTTTGCCCCCCCTGGCTATAACCTGCTGCACCTCACGTGCCTGGCGGATCGTGCGCATAAAGGATTCATGCTTCTGACGCCAAGTGCTGCCTTTGACCTGGGGGGAAACGGTCAGTGAGGCAGTGGAGATAGAGGGGTCAGGGTCAGGGAGGCGGTGGAGATAGAGGGGTCAGGGAGGCGGTGGAGATAGAGGGGTCAGGGAGGTGGTGGAGATAGAGGGGTCAGGGAGGCGGTGGAGATAGAGGGGTCAGGGTCAGTGAGGTGGTGGAGATAGAGGGGTCAGGGTCAGTGAGGTGGTGGAGATAGAGGGGTCAGGGTCAGTGAGGTGGTGGAGATAGAGGGGTCAGGGTCAGTGAGGTGGTGGAGATAGAGGGGTCAGGGTCAGTGAGACGGTGGAGATAGAGGGGTCAGGGAGGCAGTGGATATAGAGGGGGAGGGGTCGGCTCACCTTGGGCGCTGAGGCCAGGACTCTGCCCTTGGTGTACAGGTATTGCTCTAGGTCAGTTCCTTTGGCTCGGGCTTTGGATGAGTCAAACACTTTCCTTCTGGAGCTCTGCATCTTCTTACAGACCTGCGTGTGCTTCTCCAGACGCTGGGATGCAAATTGCCGCTGACACACCCGGCACTGCACCAGCTCCGCACCCTGTCCCTCTGCAGCAACGCTTTGCGGATAACCTCCCCCCCAGAAAACACCCTCCTCTTCCTCGCTGCTGGACGGGGTTCCCGGCTGTTCAGCCGCTGCGACATGCTGTGCTCTGAGGGACCCTGTGACAGAGGAGTCCCCTACATGTttgggagggacaggctgggaGGGAGACGTACGTATCTTACTGTTACTGGCCACTAGCTGCTCCCTTTTCAGCCTGCCCACTCTGTTTTGCCGCTCTGTGAAAGTGGGCCTGGGATTCCCAGTGTGCGGTTTTGATTCTGCTTCTTCACAGCGCCTCCCCTGTGTGGCTCGCTGACCCACGCACATATGTTGGCTGCCATCATCCTCCTGTGCCTCCTCCTTGGGGCTAAGGTGGCTGAAGCTTGGCCCTTCCTTCCTCTGAATCTTATCTGCTCTCCTCCTGCCCTCCTGGATCTCTCTCACGCTTCTCTCCTCCAGCTCAGcctccaccttctctctctgGATCCTGCGCAGTTCTTCCTCAGTTCTGCGCAGCTTCTCTTTCAGCAGAGCCTCCTTCCTGCGGATCTCAGTGTTCAGACTGACCTCGGCCTCTTGCAGCTGGTGCCAAGGCTGTGGCCGGCTGGGCCCAGATTTAGACCGGACCTGTACCGGGAGTGAGGGCTTGAGCCCCAATGCATTGGCTGATGGTGAGCGTCCGTTGACCCTGCCATGGAATTCTGTCAGGTGAAGGTTGCCCATTGCTGCTGTGATGCCCACTGTGGCCTTGTGGTGAAAGACAGGTTTGAGTGGGTGCGCACGGTCCACTCCGACGCTCTTTTTAGCTACTGTCCAGTTAGAGGCCCAGGTCTTCTCCGCTGTCCCCGAGGATGGGTGAAAGTTAGGGTGGGAGGGGACCTGCTTCGGCTCAGAGTGGATGCTGGTATCAGGGTGTCGTGGCACCGCACACAGGGCTGTGGGGGAGCGCTGTGAGTACCCGTGGACCCTGCGCAGAGCGCTCTCTTGTTGCTGTGTGAAGAGGGTCAGCAgtttctcctctttctctctcagggtCTTCTCCTGGTATTCACTCCTCAACTGCTCTAGCCGGGATTGACCTTTGGGGGCCCATATATAATGACGTTCCATACctgtataacaaaataaatatatatatataaatatacatatatagcagTCTAATATCGGTGGCAAGCAGGTAATAAACTTTAGCTGCTCTGTGCAGCTGCAATCAATGATGTAGAAAATTCTAGGGAGAGGCACTCACATGAACTTCTAGggaaaatactatatatatatatatatatatatatatatatatatatatatatatttgtatactaactacgtgtgtgtgtgtgtgtgtatatatatagtgattatGTTACATACctttatatagctatatatagatGATAATGACGTTGCAAACatacttacatatatacatatatatatagtgatgacGTTACATACctgagtgtgagtatatatataaatatatatatatagtgtgatgaCGTTACATACCTGCATATAAATAGATATACAGTCTCCGCCGCACCGCGCTCGGCTCTGTTGTCCCGGGTTGCTAGGAGACGCGCACGTCGTTGCGTCACGTCGGGCGTGGTTTCGTGACGTAACGCGTCGAGCGCCAACATTGATCAAGTGGGCACGGAGTCTGCGGTTGTCATAGAGACGGAGGCGGGAGAGAGGTCAGTGACCGGGCGTAGTTAGGTATGAAACTGTATTGGAGGGGAGGTATACAGATGGGGAGACTGTATGGAGTTGGGAGGGGTATAGATGGGGGAGACTGGTACAGATGGAGAGACTGTATTGGGGGGGACTGGTACAGGTACAGGTGGGGAgactgtattggggggggggactggtaCAGGTTGGGAGACTGGGGGTACAGATGGGGAGACTGTATGGAGTGGGGAGGGGTATAGATGGGGGAGACTGGTACAGATGGGGAGACTGTATTGGGGGGGGGACTGGTACAGGTGGGGAGACTGTTTTGGGGGGAGAGACTGGTACAGGTACAGGTGGGGAGACTGTATTGGGTGGGACTGGTACAGGTTGGGAGACTGGGGGTACAGATGGGGAGACTATGGAGTGGGGAGGGGTATAGATGGGGGAGACTGGTACAGATGGGGAGACTGTATTGGGGGGGACTGGTATAGGTGGGGAGACTGTTTTGGGGGGAGAGACTGGTACAGATGGGGAGACTGTATGGGGGTGGGGGCACAGATGGGGAGACTATGGGGGTGGGGGTACAGATGGGGAGactgtatgggggagggggtacagatGGGAAGACTGTATGGGGGAGGGATACAGACGGGGagaatgtattgggggggggatagggtgagggAAGGGGTGTTTATCCCTGTGGGGATTTTATTTCAGGGCGCAGCATGGCTGAGGGGAAAATAGAAAATATACCAACAGCAACTCTATACAAATGGCTAGCACACACGTGATGAATAGAGAACTCTGTCACTGGTGAAAACCccccacaacatacagtacacattcaGTGTGATAATGTATAAGTGTTCCGCAGATCCCACTCTGATGATGGAACCCAATAAACGAGaaacaaatacatttgtatttggccattTTTTCCTATAGCTATTATTAGCTGTCCTGGCTTGAATGCTTTCTATAGACTTTAGCACGAGCCTGTGTTAGTGTTTCTTGTTTGAATGTTTGTGGTCCCAGGTTTTTCCCGTATTATTCCATCACTCAGAGTGGGATCTGTGGGACACTGTTCTCCATTATCACCCTGTATGtgtattgtatgttgtttttTCACCATTGACAATTAGAGCACCTTTTCCATCACGTGTGTGTGCCAGTCATTTGTATAGCGTGCTGTGGGTATATATGTGTTGAGGATTAGGTGAGGTTCTCTTACCCACGTGCCCCGTTTCTGTTCTTTTATAGAATAGTTGCTCGAGTGGTGCTGTCTGGCTCTATGTTGCCCATGGCTGAGGGGGAGCCGCTCATCTCTCTGGATTATGAGGTGTTTGGGAAGGTGCAAGGTGTTTTCTTCCGCAAGTACACCcaggtaatgtgtgtgtatatacacacccagGTAACGGGTGTATACACacccaggtagtgtgtgtgtgtgtatacatattcacccaggtaacgtgtgtgtgtgtgtgtgtgtacacatacattGTAGTATCCCAGCTCTGTGTGTTAAAGATATTTTGTCCAGTCTGGCAGTGAGATAACACTCATACGTGTGGGATTATTTATGTTCTAGGCAGAAGGAAAGCGTCTGGGTCTGGTGGGCTGGGTCCAGAACACGCACAGCGGTACAGTGAAGGGGCAGCTGCAGGGTGAGAGCAGCAGTGTGCGGGCGATGCAAGTCTGGCTGCAGAACAAAGGAAGCCCCAAATCCCAAATAAAGAGGGTGGAATTCCAAAACGAGAAGACGATCCTTCACCTGGAGTACAGCGACTTCAAAATCAGCAAATGAGACCCTAGAGTCTGCACAGGGTTGAACGCCACTCCCctatacattcccccccccccattcgccGCTCTCCTGCACAGCCCCCCATCACCACTCCCCTGTACAGCCCCCTCTACTCTCCTGCACAGCCACCCCTCACCACTCTCCTAAACaagctcccccttcctcccctgtacaggcccccccctctcccgtagGCATCTGCCTGAACGCCGATTAATGTGATTTTCTGTCCGGATACAGTATACTTTTGTTTAGAGAAGAACCTGGGACACTTGAAGTTTTGCTGTAAAGCTGCATTTGAGTTCCTCCTATGAGCTGAGCTTTTACTCCACGTGtacaccagttttgcagctgggaaacctaataataataatttgttcttgtatagcgctgctagttttactttttatttatttataaaaatgttttagagttacctctcattttcaagtatgtcctgggcacagagttacaacaatacatggttacattaaaagaacagggttaaacagtcaattcacatacatttcatagacagatagagttggaaaattgggtacatggGATTTactgattgaaatagagcagctttaacaacaccaaacatcagcgaatggcagcaaacgactcgcaccctttggctgcgccaaaggctgtctgcctttggggcaacgcagatgtacactgaggtagttgattttcaatgcagctgtgaacaaaaagttctttgtgtgctctgctcattaacattccagtgggtggggttgacacaAAGTACAAGTAAATGTTAACCCgtagcatgctggtcctgtgcagaagggagcagctcttggggagccccatcaggctgtctgcctttggggcaacagAGATGTACACTTTAATTCATAACCTCCGCTGTGTTGTATTGACATGGGGTTCTCAGCCGGCGCTCCCTCAAAATGTTACCGGTTGTCCCTTAAGTGCTTAAAAAATGAACTTCAGTCCATCTCTATCCCTAATGCAGTTTTTAGACCTAAGTCCAGTGTTGTTGAACTACATATGATGCACATAAGAAAATATGTAGCTGAACAAAGCAAAGTGGTAGTATGGTGAGTTTGGGAACCCCTGGAATAGGGTGTGTCTGTACAGTTTGGTTTGCGTACCACATGTATATCATTGTGCAAATATAAGACATGCCTATTAAAGCTGTTAGACACATCTGCTAGAGAATCCACGTTTTATTTACCAACCTCCTAATCATTTCAGCAATTCCTTCCCTTCTAATGAAAGTAGTCTTTTAAACCCACAGCTTTATACGTAGCCCACTGTGTATAAAGGAAGACACTCATAATATAGTACAGGGTCCCGTACTGGCTGAGTGCAGGCCCCAGACCTCAGTCACAGTTCCCTGCGCGGTGCGATCCTGGATGCGTGTGACACAGACATGGCTGTGAGTGTCTCCATGCTGCCTCTGGCGCACTAATTGACATCTCCCAGCCTCTTCCCCAGTTAAAGATGGCGTCCCGTGCTTCAGACCACGCCCCCTTGCTGGGAGAGCCTTCCAATAATAAACGCAATGCTACTGGTCCGGGGTaccagtgcgcatgcgcaatgacggGAAAGAAGTGCGTGCGTAAGTCTTGTGACGTGACTGGCAGCGGCGGCCGAGCTTTTGGATTTGGCGGGAAAGGGTTTGGGGTTCCTCTGAGgtagacagcaggtttattaGTAGTAACTAATTACTGGTACTTATTAGTGTAGTCTGAGCTCTAATGCGTGGGGGACACGTGTTACCATCGCGGGGGCTGGAATTAGGGGAGCTGCAGGTGCCTATGTTTGGGGTAATCTGTATATAACGCACTTCCTATGTAGTGAAGCAATGTGTTGAGTAATAGGAGAGTCTTATGTAGGATACTAGATCCTGTGACATGTTTTGTTTGTTTCAGATCACTTTATttgcacattgtgtgtgtgtcactgaaacGTATTCACACGTAGGTTGTGTAATTAGCTGCCTGTCAGAGCCCTGGGGTCTCAGCAACTACTCGCCAGAAAAAGATACTGATATATACAACTATGGGATGTATAAAAGGGAAATATCCACATGTCTTTGGGGCGGGGGAAGAGATCCATTGGGCCAGTTAAGTTATGATATAAATAAATGTGTGGGATAGACACGGGGGTATCTAAGTAGTCTAATGGGACCTTAGGTTTATAAACTGATAAGAAAATGAGCAGACCAGGTGGTACTTCTTATCTGTGGTCAATTTCTATGTCTGCACATTATCTTGGTTTATGTAATAGGAATGGCGATAAATACATTAGATATACTTGTGTGGTGTAtacatttaattgtttttttttttttaggtatttCCTGGTTGATTTGATGCAGAGATGGGCTAAACTGAACCCATAATCCTCGTGCGTGCTGAAGTCACTTTCCTGTCTCTGTTATCAATGATCCGAAGCTTGGCAGAAGAAGTACAGAGTGCGCTGCGGTCTGGGTTCGCCATTGGTTCTGTTGGGCAGTGTGTAGAAGAACTTCTCTTAAACAGCATAGACGCTCGGGCAACATGTGTTGCTGTGCGGATAAATATGGAAACCCTCCGGATCCAGGTGGTGGATAACGGCTGTGGCTTGTGCCAAGAGGATATGGAGAGCATCGGGCTGCAGTATTTTACGAGCAAATGTCATTCCCTTAAGGATTTAGAAGACTTGAAGTTTTATGGGTTTCGGGGAGAGGCTATCGCAAGCATCGCAAACATGTCCAACATAGTTGAAATCTCGTCAAAGAACAAAACTATGGTAAAGACTTTTACTAAACTATTTCAGAATGGAAAGGCACGGCAGGTGCAGGAAGCAGAGGTGAGCAGGCCAAGTGCCGGCACCACAGTTACTGTTGGCAACCTTTTTTATAACCTACCAGTTCGGAGGAAATATATGGACCACGTCCTAGAGTTTGAGAGGACACGCCAGAGGTTGGAAGCAGTGTCCCTCGTGCATCcttccatttccttctctctgaAGAACGACGCTGCGCATTCTGTGGTTCTCCAGCTGTCCAAGACCAGGGATGTGTGCTCCCGCTTTTGTCAGATTTATGGACTGCCTCGATCTCAGAAGCTCCGAGAGATAAAGCATAAACAGAATGGTTTCGATATGAGTGGATATATCAGTTGTGAAAGCCACTATAACAAGACAATGCAGTTTTTGTATGTTAACAATCGATTGGTTTTAAAAACCAACTTACATAAACTTATTGATTTTATATTAAGGAAAGAGAGTGTAATTTGCAGGTCAAAAGGCATCCTTGCAAGTAAAATAAATACCAGTCCAGGCAAGCACCGTTCTGGTCCAGAGGTTCATGGAATCTTCGTTATAAACATTCAGTGTAATTACTGTGAGTACGATGTTTGCCTTGAACCAACGAAAACCTTAATTGAGTTTCAAGATTGGAGTTCTGTGTTGCTCTGCATTGAAGAAGGTGTAAAGACGTTcctaaaaagagaaaatttgttTTTAGAGCCATCAAAGGAAGACATTGCTGAATTTAATGAAAGAAACAACTTCAGTTTGTCGTGCAGTGAGTTTCAACATGTGGAGGAGCAGGATCAGCAGGAGGCGTTTAGAAAAGCATGTGATAGCGTAATAGACGCTTATGAGATGCCCAATCTCACGTCAAAATCGGTGTGCAGAAAGAATACTGTTAAAACACACTTGTTACAGATTTCTGCAAATCTTCATAAGTATACAAATGAAATCCAGACAACTCCAGGATCACACTCAGAGCTACATGATGCACCTCTTGTCTGCACAGCTGCAGAAAGAGATGCAACAGAAACCACTGCTTCCAAAGGACACAATGTAAATATGCTTCAGACATATACTACTGAATCCCACAAAGACACTGTAGATAAAAGTTTTGCTAAAGACAATGTTTCACATCCCACCGTTTGTTCCGAGTCTTCTGAAAGTCCCAGAAGTGCGCTAATATGTAAAGTAATCGTAGATGAAGCTTTGGAAAGTGGAAGTTGTGTCTGGAAGCAGAAGGAAAACGCTGTACCTGAAACATTTAACCTACAGAGTACGGGTGCTGTGTCTGAAACTAGCCTTTCAAATACTTACAAGGAGGAGGACAGGACTGTAAGCATTATTTGTGATACCCCTGTAACAGCTGAACCTTGCCTGCAGCTTATACATGTACCCATTGAAAGGGAGGGCCCTTTGACAGTAGTGCACAGTAGCAGTAAGACGTCTTCTGTTAATGAACAAGAAATTAGTACCGAATCAGCAACACACAATCTGTGTTGCACTGGACTCATAACACATGTCATGCCCAGTCTTACAAGCGACACTAGAGAAACAAATCCACTGTTTACATTGTTTTCCAGACCTGGTCCTGTGAGTGCAATGGAAATATTTGAAAACAAAATCCTGAGTGCTATGGATTCCCAGATCAGATCAAAGGATTTAAACAAAGCTCCATACACCATAAATACAGTTGAAGTTAGAAACCAAGAAACTGCAGGTTTAGCTTCAAGCAGTAAAAAAAGGGATGAAATGACCGCACTGTGTAAATCTTCCTCCAATGTCACATACACTGGTTCCAATAGCACGATTAATACCTCCAAGAGAAGTGTATCCAGAAGGCTGAGTTTGTTTGCACAATTGGGATCCTTGGAAAGATTTAAAAGATATTATGGAAAAGGGCAGTGCTCAGCAGCATGTTCATCTGCTCTGGATACTACCAGCCCGTGTAAAACCTCTTCCCAACATGGACCTGAACTTAGCAAGAATCAAAATAACCGATTGGAACTTATTCATTGTAATAAAACAATGAGTGAAAAACCCTCTCATTCTACAGACTATTTGCAGCCTAATTCTGCAGAGAATTCTCCTCAGACTGTAACAGAGAAAGTTGTGATAACTGAAGCAGATGGACAGTTCAGGTTCAGGCTGCCACTAGTTAGGGAACAGAATCCTCCAACGCTGTCAGACTATGCTAAATTGCAATTAAATGCCTCAGGTGAACGGAGAATTTGTAGCCCGTTGAGTGCAAAGCTGTGCAAACTGAAGGACAACATGACGAAAGCTTCGTATCCAGAAGGGACAAAACTTCGAAAGTCACCCCGAAAAGATGTAACTTCCAATGATTTAGTGAATGAACTGTCCAAGGGAACTGTTACCAAGAGCATAGCACCTTGTTCTGATATTGGGAAGAGAGACCATGCCACCACTATCGGCACAGTACCCAGCAATGCTCTAAATATACCTGAGGTACAGTCCATAATTCTAAGCCAACATACAGAAATAAAGGTACATGATACTCCTGCCTTAGATccaccctgtgagggagataaaAGGTCTGTGGTATTCCCTGCTCGTACTTCAATCAGGAGCTCAGAGGAAGACCCAAGAGATGTCTCCTCTCCAGAAGCAAATGACTCTGTctcttctgattggctgcaaTGCTATGACGAGTCACTTGGGAGGATAGTTTTCATCAACAAGGCCACTGGGCTCAGCAGTTATACCGCCCCAAGGGAGGAGGCGAACACTGCCTGCACAAACGACATAACTACCATGGCTGTGAATGTTGTCTGCAGTAATGGTAAGTATGACCCATCAAACAACCCAACGTGCAATGCCTGTAGGGTTAAGATGGTGAGGATGTATGTACAAGCGCCCAAATGACGAGGAAGATCGTTGCAACAAAATAGAAAATACTTGAGAAAGCACAAGGAAAGCTAAAAGGTTAGGAGATTGAGTGGGTTTGTGATATCAGAGGAGAGTGTGTAATGCTGGGTCTTATCTCCCAGCAAGTTCACTTATTGTATTTCCTCTAATGACCTATAGACTTTGTTGGTTTAGGGTTTCGGTACCAGTGCCATCCCTTTAAGAGTGAGCTTCTTGGGCCGTTCCTGCCAAGGCCTCGCGAGGAGAGAGACCTTACAAGAGCGCAGAATAGAGGTAGGGACAGAGGCTAGTTCTCATCGCGGTTACAGTGAGAGGCAGCTGTCATTGCGTGATTCCCTGTGCTCATTCACATTAGACTTTCTGCTATCCTGCCCAAAATCTACTATGAAGCTGGTCCCGCTGATAGTACACCAGGAGCCTGTTGTCTGTGACTAAAGGCCTCTCATGTGCCCCTTTCTTATTGCAGATGGTGATAACGGAGCCGCGGGATCCATGCAGTCCTTGTTCTCAGAGTGGGAGAATCCCGTGTTTGCGCGCTTCCCTGCGGTAACTTCCTACATAGAAATATATCCATCAAATAAAAACTGGCAGGTGACCAGGCCCCTGAGGTGTAAAAGTTTTCCTCTTTGTTTAACAAAATAGCAACAGTAACATTGACATGTGAGGAATGTGCTCACAACCCGACTTGACCTCCAGTCTGTCCTTGTTGATCCAAACTTCTGCCCAGGTCTCTTATGAGTTAGTGCTGTAGGGATGAATATAATTTATGAATTGCAGATTCTTCTTCTAAAATTAGTATTATATGGGGTCCCTCTTGTATAGTGTCTATACGAAAGAGGTGCAAGGTTGTATTTTGCAGACACTTCCTGTGCCTGGCGTTATAGCGGTGCCTCCTGCAGTCGTATGATTTCATGCAGCATTGTCCCACAGGTGGCTGTGGACgtgggcagtgggcaggcagATACACTGGCAGTGAAAATACATAATATACTGTATCCGTATCGTTTCACCAAGCAAATGATTCACTCCATGAAGGTAAGCACCAGTTGATGATTATCACGTCACAGTGAGGGTGAGCTTCTCCTTTTTTGTGATGATAACCTGGCTGAGTTTCAGGACAGCTGAAGTGTCACTCAAATACAGAAAGTTGTAAGACCAAACAATTAGAGCAGATAAGATGTTGCTTCATTTTTAAGCATGGTATCTCAGTAATTGACTGCTGGGGGTCTCGTATTTGCTGCAGGTCCTTCAGCAGGTGGACAACAAGTTCATTGCTTGTTTGATGAACACGAAGAAGGAAGAGAGTGCAGAGCCAGGTTAGGAGGAGTACACGCCACATCTGTAGTCAGGGGTCCCAAGAATgaggtcccgtccccccagtgccATGGTGTCCCAGTGATCAGGTTCTCCCGCTCCCTGGTATTAGGGTTGTCCCAGTAATgtgttcttccccccccccacccctccccctggtgtcaGGGTGTCCCAGTAATGTGTTCTACTCCTGGTGTCAGGGTGTCCCAGTAATGAAGTCCCCGTCCCAATGTCAGGGTGTCTCAGTAATGAGGTCCCCCACCAGGGCCAGGGTGTCCCAGTAATGTGGTCCCCCCTGGTGTCAGGGTGTCCCAGTAATGTGGTCCCCCACCAGGGCCAGGGTGTCCCAGTAATGTGGCCCCCCCTGGTGTCAGGGTGTCTCAGTAAGGAGGTCCCCCTGATATCTCCCCAGAAGCAAACCTTTTGGTGTTGGTGGATCAGCACGCAGCGCATGAG is part of the Ascaphus truei isolate aAscTru1 chromosome 9, aAscTru1.hap1, whole genome shotgun sequence genome and harbors:
- the ZC2HC1C gene encoding zinc finger C2HC domain-containing protein 1C translates to MERHYIWAPKGQSRLEQLRSEYQEKTLREKEEKLLTLFTQQQESALRRVHGYSQRSPTALCAVPRHPDTSIHSEPKQVPSHPNFHPSSGTAEKTWASNWTVAKKSVGVDRAHPLKPVFHHKATVGITAAMGNLHLTEFHGRVNGRSPSANALGLKPSLPVQVRSKSGPSRPQPWHQLQEAEVSLNTEIRRKEALLKEKLRRTEEELRRIQREKVEAELEERSVREIQEGRRRADKIQRKEGPSFSHLSPKEEAQEDDGSQHMCVGQRATQGRRCEEAESKPHTGNPRPTFTERQNRVGRLKREQLVASNSKIRTSPSQPVPPKHVGDSSVTGSLRAQHVAAAEQPGTPSSSEEEEGVFWGGGYPQSVAAEGQGAELVQCRVCQRQFASQRLEKHTQVCKKMQSSRRKVFDSSKARAKGTDLEQYLYTKGRVLASAPKVKGSTWRQKHESFMRTIRQAREVQQVIARGGKLSDLPPQTPDENPDYVPCPHCSRRFAPRAALRHIPKCETIKSKPRPPPSPEALSSVILVQPPRDTEHSAPPHPGSS
- the ACYP1 gene encoding acylphosphatase-1, producing MLPMAEGEPLISLDYEVFGKVQGVFFRKYTQAEGKRLGLVGWVQNTHSGTVKGQLQGESSSVRAMQVWLQNKGSPKSQIKRVEFQNEKTILHLEYSDFKISK